The following DNA comes from Chryseobacterium gallinarum.
ATTGCATGCAGTTATATTGCCTGTGCATCTATAAATAGCCATGACTATCCGGTACAAAAGCATTTTGAAAAATGTGTTCATTTCAACTTGTGCGTCAGGAGCCTGTCAATGGAAAAATTATTAAACTGATAAAGTATTTTCCATCTGAATATTTAAGAACATATTCCGGAATGGCGTCTAGTTGTTACAATGTTAACGAAAAACCTGTTTCAATAAAAAAGAATAGAAGATACATAGGTTCTACTTTTTTTAATGTGTTGATAATCATTGGTTTTAGGTTTATTGTGAAGGAGTTTTGTCGGGCTATCTAACGAAAAATGAGAAGGTTTTTTGATAAAATATTACTCTGTTAATCCGGTTGAACCCCAGATAAACCTCTAAACCTATAAAAACTGTGGATTTCTATCCGGGTGATCACAAGGAAATAAGCAGCAGCAATAAAGTTTGTTGACAGAGGTAAGTTTTATACAAATCCTCTTGCATAATAAACCTGTATAAGGAAGAACAATAAGGTGAAAAACCATATCATATAAGGATGATAGCGGAGGTTTTCTTTCAGAATATAATGCAGGGCTTTAAATAGTTTTATCAATCCGATAATTCCTATAATAAGAAATACAATGAAAATGATGAAAAAGAAATAATCCCTGGAACCATAATTTCCGGAAACAGAAAGTTGGTCAAGATGATTCAAATAAGACTGAACATTCACAGTTTGTCCCAGAAACATGGCAGAAAGAATCAGTATAAAGAAAGGAGTAGAGGTATATACTGTAGTATAAATGAATGAAAATAATAAGGTGCGGAAGGTTATTGTATTGACCTTTTCTTTTTTGTACCCTAATAATATCACACTGAAAGCAACGGCTGTAAAATTGTTCATCATAAATATGAATAAAGCTTTTTCCACCATGCTCAGCCCTTTAATCCTGGAAATAAAGTTGTGTTCCCCGCTGTAATCCATTAGAAGAACGGAAACAATTACCGAGGTATATACCGAAAGTTTGATGGGAGATAAATAATCAAGGAAACGTTCTGCTTCCTCTTTTTCCATTTCCTGAACGGCAAAGTCATAGCAGCGATGAGGTTCTTTAAACAATTTATAAATAGTTACGGGAACCAGTAATATTTCGATAATAATCTGTAAACAGAGTTTTTCAAAGCTATCAATCAATTTTTCAAACATATATCATCCGGTATTAGGCAAAGATGGGCTGACTATGCAATTTAATAATTTTTTAAGTCGTTATTGCCAATCATTTGTTGAATGAAATAAAAGAGTTTAACTTCAGAGACTGATAAATAACGGGCTGGAGATAATTTCCGGCCTGTTATTTATGAATACTTATTTAGGTAATCCTTTTTTTAAAGCAATATTCGCTTTTTTAACAGCTTTTTTCTCCTTCCAGTCCATGTACCTTTTCTTATAACGGGCTTTCATGAAATTATCAAAATTTCGCTGAACGGCTAAGTTCCAAAGTGAGTGTGCTTTTACAGCCCAGCTTTTATCCCAGGCGCGAAGAGAGATGGAAAAAGATCCATCCAGATATTTCATCCAGTGCCACCAGCCGGTAGGCATAAATAGAGTGTCTCCATGCTCTAAATAGCATTCGATGCCTTCAATACCATCCAATGCCGGAAATTTTTCAAAATCGGGATTTGCAATGTCATAGTCTTCCAGGGCGTAAGTTGCATAAGGAAGTTTGTACAGGCGGGTTTTCCATTTATATTCAAAAAGGAGAACATGCTTTCTTCCGTTAAAATGCGTATGGAAGATATGAGGCATATCAATATCATAATGCAGGAAGGTTACGGATCCCTTACCTCCAAAAAACATACTCGGATATTTATCTAGAAAACCTCCCATCAGATTTTTTGGAGGGATGTAATCATCCAGTAATTTGGGCGCAAATTTTATAGGATCAAAGAAAAAGATCCTAAGATCGGTTGGTTCCCTTTGGATAAGGTCAACATATTCGCTGAACGGCATTTTTGTTGTCGGAGTGTTAATAGGAGCTGCAGGATCAGCCTTGGAGCTATCATATAATGGAACTTCAACATCGCCTACTACCTCTTTCATGTATTCCATTGTCCATTTTTGATAGGCCGGCCATTTTATCGCCATATTTTTGATTACCACTGGCTTACATGGCTTTAAGTATTTTTCACGGAAATCTTCCTGTGAAATGTCATCTACAATATCAATCGGTTTAAGGAGTATTCCCATTTGTTTAAATTATCAGGCTAAATTATTAAATATTTATGAAAAAAAATGAGAATCATTGAAATAGTATAATAAATTGAAAAATATTTATTGAACAATTTATAATTGATGTAAGTACAATTGCTGATTATTTAAGCTATATTTTTTTGAATATTCTGATTCAGATCCTTCAGGAAATACGTAGGGGTTGTTTTATACTTTTCATGAAATTTTTTAGAAAAGCTTTGGGCCGTTTTAAAGCCTACCATATCTGCCATCTCCTGAATACTTTTATAGCGAAGCCTAGGTGTGGTTTTCCATAATTCTACAGCATGGTTCAACCTTAAATTATTAAGATAAGAGGCAAAATTATTTTTCTTATAATGATTGATTACTTTTGACAGATATGCGGTGTTTGTTCCACATTCCTTTGCCATATTTAAAAGAGAAATATCTTTTATCAAATATTTTTTTTTCAGCTCAAAAGTATTAAGATAAGACAATATATTTTCCACAATCAAAGGGTTGATGTCTAATTGGTCATGGATTGGGTTGCTAATTTCAACTTGTGTATTTTCATATTGATATTCAATATTTATTTTTTCCCGGTTTGTAATGGCTTCAAAATATAAGGTCTTATAGTATTTCTGTTTTCGGTAATACGTGTATGTGAGCCCTAACAGTATAAAAAATGAAAGAAGGGAAATTACAGCAATACTGTTACGGAATTTTTTTTCCTGGGTATGAGATTTTTTTAAGATGGCGTTCTCATTACTTATTTTTTTGAGTTCATCATCCCCGTCTAAAAAACCTGATATGTATTGAACTTTTTTTAGTGGTAAGGTTTTTATGGTGATTTTATCTTCAATGATAGGATATAATCCTCCAACTCGACTTTTTGTAAAAAGCTGATAATAACTCATAACGAATAGTATAACCCATAGAAAAATTCTCATATAGAGGAATTAATATCATCAAAAGTACAAAAATGAATTGAATTTTTTAAAATTTTGATTATCATATTTTTAAGTGTTTTTGCTTGAGTATTTTTACGTAAATATTTTCTGTTTTTACCCATTAAATTTATGAATTTAAATATTTTCCTACCTTATATATTTGCTTGGAAACCGATGCTTATTATAGATTTATATAGGTCAAAAAAACACAATCGCTATGAAAAAAATCACATCTGTTTTCACTATACTTACTATCACTTTTAGTTATTCTCAAATACAACCATGGAATACGACAGGTAATGCCGGAACTAATCCTTTTGATCATTTTATTGGAACTATTGACAATCAACCACTAATTCTAAAAACAAATAATATAGAGCAACTAAGAATTACACCGAAAGGAAAATTTATTCCGTCAGGAACAGATGCTTCGTGGGGCAAAAATCTATTTTTTGGGGGAGGCAATGAAAGCATAGCAGAAGGAAATGGAAGGAATACGATTTTTGGTCTGGATAGCTTTAATTCTGCTGCTGGGCATACTAATACAGCTATAGGATATCAAGCTTTTGTAAATGTAGAACAGTCCACCTATAATGTAGCGGTAGGTTCTCAAACAATAGGAGGTAAAGGGTGGCTATTAGAAAATACTGCAGTAGGAACTTTTGCCTTATCCAGAGATCAGGTTTCAGACATAAATTTTTTTGTAACTGGTAATTCTGCATTTGGATCCGGGGCTTTACAGACTTTAAAACACGGAAGATATAATGTGGCAATAGGTACTCTGTCCTTGTTCTGGCTGGCCTCCCAAGCTATTTCCAGCGAAGATAATGCACAATATTCCAATAATATTGGTATAGGTTATCAGGCTGGTTACAATTTGATAAAAGGCACTAATAATATTTTTATAGGAAATGAAGTGAAATCTTCTCGGTCTATAATTGATAATGAGCTCAATATTGGTAATTGGATTGTTGGGAACAATGGTATTATCGGAATCGGTCAATTTGCTGATTTACTGCCTGCCAATGGAATATCGGCAGATGGCCGTAAATATAAACTTTTTGTAAAAGAGGGAATTAAAACAGAAAAAATAAAAGTTGAAGTGGCTTCTGCAAATGACTGGGCAGATAATGTTTTCAAAGAAGATTATCAGTTAATGCCTTTATCAGAGGTAGAAAAACATATTCAGAATAAAGGACATCTTCCTAATATCCCTTCTGCTGATGAAGTGGTAAAAAATGGAATAGATCTCGGAGATATGAATTCTAAGCTTTTGCAGAAAATAGAAGAACTGACTTTGTATCAGATCCAAATGAGTAAGGATATTAAAGAATTAAAAGAAGAAAATAGAAGGCTAAAACATGTGTTGAAAAAAGAATAACACTTAAAAAAAATATAACCATGAGAAAAGAATTATTTACTACTTTTTTACTGAGCTTCTTTTGCTTGGTTTTCATTCAAGCTCATATTATTAACCGTAGGGATATAAATAACATAACTCACCCACCGAAAGCTTTGGCTGATGTTTGTTTCAACCGTGTACACAATGGCTGGGCAGAAATTATCATACCAGTTAGTCAATGGACCTCGGATAAAGTCACTCTGAAAATCTATGGACAAAATGGAAATCTTATAAATGGGACCAATGGGGTTACTTTCGATACGAATGTTCTTACCAAGGTCTCTACCAATGGGCAAGAATATTATTTTCTGAAAGGGCGACCTGTGAGTGGTGTCCAAAATGTAGAAACTTTCACTTACGAAGTCTCCAGTCCACAGGATGCGGCAGTATCCAAAACTTTTGATGCATTGCCATCAAAAGAACAAGCGAACATAGCAGGAGCCTCTACAGTATGTATTCCTAAGGCTGCCGTTTGTTTCAACCGTGTACACAATGGTTGGGCAGAAATTATCATACCAGTTAGTCAATGGACCTCGGATAAAGTCACTCTGAAAATCTATGGACAAAATGGAGATGCTATAAATGGAGCTAATGGAGTTGCGTTCGATACAACTTCTCTCACTAAGATCTCCTCCAATGGGCAGGAATATTATTTTCTGAAAGGGCGACCTGTAAGTGGAGTTCAAAATGTAGAAACTTTCACTTACGAAGTCTCCAGTCCACAGGATGCGGCAATATCCAAAACTTTTGATGCATTGCCATCAAAAGAACAAGCGAACATAGCAGGAGCCTCTACAGTATGTATTCCTAAGGCTGCCGTTTGTTTCAACCGTGTACACAATGGCTGGACAGAGATTACCATACCGGTCAGCCAATGGAAATCGGATAAGGTTACTCTGAAAATCTATGGACAAAATGGAGATGCTATAAATGGAGCTGATGGAGTTGCGTTCGATACAACTTCTCTCACTAAGATCTCCTCCAATGGGCAAGAATATTATTTTCTGAAAGGGCGACCTGTAAGTGGAGTTCAAAATGTAGAAACTTTCACTTATGAAGTCTCCAGTCCACAGGATGCGGCAGTATCCAAAACTTTTGATGCATTGCCATCAAAAGAACAAGCGAACATAGCAGGAGCCTCTACAGTATGTATTTCTAAGGCTGCCGTTTGTTTCAACCGCGTACACAATGGTTGGGCAGAGATTACCATACCGGTCAACCAATGGAAATCTGATAAAGTTACTCTGAAAATATACGGACAAAACGGAGATGCAATAAATGGAGCTAACGGGGTTATTTTCGATACGACTTCTCTTACTAAGATCTCCTCCAACGGGCAAGAATATTATTTTTTGAAAGGGCGACCTGTTAGTGGTGTTCAAAATGTAGAGACATTCACTTATGAAGTTTCCAGTCCGCAGGATGCGGCTGTGTCAAAAACTTTTGATGCATTGTTATCGAAAGAGCAGGCAAACATAGCAGGAGCCTCTACAGTATGTATTCCTAAGGCTGCTGTTTGCTTCAACCGCGTACACAATGGTTGGGCAGAGATTACCATACCGGTCAACCAATGGAAATCTGATAAAGTTACTCTGAAAATATACGGGCAAAACGGAGATGCAATAAATGGAGCTAACGGGGTTATTTTCGATACGACTTCTCTTACTAAGATCTCCTCCAACGGGCAAGAATATTATTTTTTGAAAGGGCGACCTGTTAGTGGTGTTCAAAATGTAGAGACTTTCACTTATGAAGTTTCCAGTCCGCAGGATGCGGCAGTATCCAAAACTTTTGATGCTGTACCTTCAGACCAGTGGAATGATTTTGAAAAACAAAAAACTTGTGCTACAAAAGCAGGAGGAATTTGTGTGGATCGAAATAAGAATAATTATACCATTTATATTCCGGTATCTGAGTGGAAAGGGACAAGTGTAAAGATAAGATTCTTTAATATCAATGGAGATGTAATAAGTTCACAGGATTTTGCGAGTCCTGCTACAGAAATATAATGGAAGAAATTGTTATAAAATTACCACCAATCTGAACTTAAATGAACAGGTTATTATTGAAGCGTCCAGCTCTACCAATGCAGCAGTTCACATGCTATTGGATACTGTTCAGTCATTATGCTATGAAGGAGCTTGTGGAGGTAATAATAACTGGGAACTTACCGGTAATACAGCTACTGATCCGGCTTATAATTTTATTGGAACCACCGATAAGCAAAGTTTAGTTTTCAAAACCAACAATGTCGAAAGCATGCGTATCGATTCTAATGGAAAGATTGGAATAGGTACTAAAAATCTTTCATGTACTGATTGCTCTAATTACAGACTTTTTGTAAAAGACGGAATTAAAACAGAAAAGGTAAAAGTGGAAGTTGCTTCAGCTAATGGCTGGGCAGATTATGTATTCCGTCCGGATTATAAGCTCCTCAAGTTAGAAGATGTAGAGAAACACATTCATGAAAAAGGCCACTTGCCTAATATTCCTTCTGCTGAGGAAGTCGTGAAAAAAGGGATTGATCTTGCAGAAATGGATGCCAGATTATTAGAAAAGATTGAAGAACTTACTCTTTACACCATCGATTTGAATAAAAAAAATACTGAGCTTCATCAAAAGAACGCTGAATTAGGGGGGAATGTAAAGAACAGAGAGGAAATAATTAAAACTCTTCTGAAAAAAGTGGAAGCTTTGGAAGCTGGAAATAAGAAAATTGTTGACTCTAAAACTTCGAAGAATAATGAATAAATATAGCTTTTTAATAAGTATCATCTTCTTCCAACATGTCTACTCTCAGACTACTCCTAAATATTGGAGCGCAAGGGGAAACGCCGGTACCAGCCCTGATACTCATTTTGTAGGAACTACAGATTCCCAGAAATTACTTCTCAAAACAAATGGTACGGAAGCAATGCAGCTGGATATAACCGGTAAAGCGGGCATTGGAGTTTCTAATTTTTCCTGTACAAGCTGTTCCGGCTATAGACTTTTTGTGAAAGGGGCTCTTAAAGCAGAAAAGATAAAATTAGATATCGCTTCTGAAAATGGTTGGGCAGACTATGTATTCAAGTCGGATTATCAACTTCCAAGACTGGAAGAAGTTGAACAACATATTCAGGAGAAAGGGCATCTACCCAATATTCCATCTGCAGAAGAAGTGGTAAAGAATGGAATTGAACTCGGAGAGATGAAAGCAAGGCTTTTGGCTAAAATAGAGGAGCTAACTCTTTATACAATAGATCTTAATAAAAGGAATCAGAGCCTTACCCAGCAAAGTTCAGAATTAGATAACCAGATTAATAACCAAAACAAAGTCATTGATACACTTCAGAAACGTATAGAAAAGCTGGAGAATGATCATCGCCAAACATTTTAAAATATGAAATCAGCAGTAACCTATAAATATAGCCTGGGCATTGCCATATTGTTTTTTCAGTATTCAAATGTCACAGCACAAATAAGTGAGAAAGATTTCCCCGTTGAAAAGAAAGCTGCTCTGCGAAATATTCTCGCTGCACAGGAAAGACAGTCTGTACAGAGAGAGCAGGCAGTGAGCCGGTTGAAATCCAAAGGATTTAAAGAAATTATTGTAGAAGGGGAGAATGTGAAGCAATTAATTAATGAAGATGAACAAGGGCACCCGATGTATTATACAACATTAAATGCTAATCCTTCCAAACGGATTAAAGCCAATAAATTCTACTCAGGGCAGGGATTAGGGTTGAGTATTTCCGGCCAGGGAATGATCATTGGTCAATGGGATTATTCTAAACCAAGACTTAGCCACCAGCTATTGACGGGAAAGATTACTTATAATACCAATCAAAATCAAACTATTTCCCGTCACAGTACCCATATCGCCGGTACATTGATTGGTAATAATACGAGCAATCCTAATGCTACCGGTATTGCCTATGATGCTACTTCTAAAGCCTATGACTGGGTGAATGATACAGCAGAAATGACAGTAGAAGCTTTAGGAGGTATGCTCGTTGCGAATAACAGCTACGGATTTGATCCGATATACTTACAAACATATCAGTTCGGAAAGTATAATACAACAGCAAAGGAATGGGATAATATTATGTATAATGCTCCTTATTTTCAGATTGTGAAAGCAGTGGGAAATGCCCGGAGTATTGATCCTGCTATTGCCCCTCAGGTCGCTGCAAAACAAGGCTACGACCTGTTAGAAGGAGGAGGAATTGCCAAAAATGTGTTGGTCGTTACTTCAGTCAATGAAAATAGTAATCCTAATGGGGATTCCGACTTTAGTATTTCTTCTTTCAGTAGCTATGGGCCAACCGATGATGGGAGAATTAAACCGGATATTGCCGCTCAGGGAGAAAATGTATATTCTTCTATAGAAACGTATAATTCTGCTTATGGCTATTATAATGGAACTTCTTCCGCATCTGCTTCTGTAACCGGAGGAATTACGTTACTCCAACAATATTGGAAAACCCTTAATCCTAATTATATGTGGTCGTCTTCCGTGAGAGCAATTCTCGCCCATACAGCGAATGATAAAGGCGCTTTGGGACCTGATTATATCTATGGTTGGGGACTGATGGATACGGAGAGAGCAGCACAATTGATCTATAGTAATAACAAAAGTACTTTAGTTAAAGAAGAAAATTTAGCTAATGGGCAAGAATATCGGCTATATGTTGTTGCAACAAAAGCCGATCAACAACCACTGGTAGCTACTTTAGCATGGACAGATCCTGCCGGGAACCTTGGAAATACAGTTACAGATGATGAAGCTAAAGCATTAATTAATGACTTGGATATTACCATCGTTAAAAAAGATGATGCCGGGAATGCACAAACTTTTTATCCCTGGAAGCTGGGAGGAATTAATAACTATACTGCTGTAGCAACGC
Coding sequences within:
- a CDS encoding cupin-like domain-containing protein — protein: MGILLKPIDIVDDISQEDFREKYLKPCKPVVIKNMAIKWPAYQKWTMEYMKEVVGDVEVPLYDSSKADPAAPINTPTTKMPFSEYVDLIQREPTDLRIFFFDPIKFAPKLLDDYIPPKNLMGGFLDKYPSMFFGGKGSVTFLHYDIDMPHIFHTHFNGRKHVLLFEYKWKTRLYKLPYATYALEDYDIANPDFEKFPALDGIEGIECYLEHGDTLFMPTGWWHWMKYLDGSFSISLRAWDKSWAVKAHSLWNLAVQRNFDNFMKARYKKRYMDWKEKKAVKKANIALKKGLPK
- a CDS encoding helix-turn-helix domain-containing protein, encoding MRIFLWVILFVMSYYQLFTKSRVGGLYPIIEDKITIKTLPLKKVQYISGFLDGDDELKKISNENAILKKSHTQEKKFRNSIAVISLLSFFILLGLTYTYYRKQKYYKTLYFEAITNREKINIEYQYENTQVEISNPIHDQLDINPLIVENILSYLNTFELKKKYLIKDISLLNMAKECGTNTAYLSKVINHYKKNNFASYLNNLRLNHAVELWKTTPRLRYKSIQEMADMVGFKTAQSFSKKFHEKYKTTPTYFLKDLNQNIQKNIA
- a CDS encoding S8/S53 family peptidase — its product is MKSAVTYKYSLGIAILFFQYSNVTAQISEKDFPVEKKAALRNILAAQERQSVQREQAVSRLKSKGFKEIIVEGENVKQLINEDEQGHPMYYTTLNANPSKRIKANKFYSGQGLGLSISGQGMIIGQWDYSKPRLSHQLLTGKITYNTNQNQTISRHSTHIAGTLIGNNTSNPNATGIAYDATSKAYDWVNDTAEMTVEALGGMLVANNSYGFDPIYLQTYQFGKYNTTAKEWDNIMYNAPYFQIVKAVGNARSIDPAIAPQVAAKQGYDLLEGGGIAKNVLVVTSVNENSNPNGDSDFSISSFSSYGPTDDGRIKPDIAAQGENVYSSIETYNSAYGYYNGTSSASASVTGGITLLQQYWKTLNPNYMWSSSVRAILAHTANDKGALGPDYIYGWGLMDTERAAQLIYSNNKSTLVKEENLANGQEYRLYVVATKADQQPLVATLAWTDPAGNLGNTVTDDEAKALINDLDITIVKKDDAGNAQTFYPWKLGGINNYTAVATRNSANSVDNIEKVEIENPDGLYQVIIKHKGTLQQGNQNFSLILSGVSFCYSDDLYVLVREKDNIDAPNFVGTAKEIKASNVIKSTAKVTYKATKSVELLSDASGGNNTVGFETEPGADFLAYIDPDCGNISLPLLYKAQSLARTANKITASVPAKQMEIDKQDEIMLYPNPAHEEVNVKFRLGKTSKVVMTLYDVSGKEVLRQESSQDFPGGEFMKTLNVRGLPSGAYILYVETATQKTGKKLIIK